The following are encoded together in the Streptomyces tsukubensis genome:
- a CDS encoding response regulator produces MTIRVIIVDDQAMVRAGFAALLAAQSDIDVVGEAPDGRKGIEVSRGTHPDVVLMDVRMPELDGLAAARELLNPPPGVVHLPKVLMLTTFDVDDYVYEALRAGASGFLLKDAPPADLIAAVRVVAAGEALLAPSVTRRLIVDFVKQRPQTRKNPALRLPALTARETEVLELIARGLSNQEIADRLVLAEQTVKTHIGRVLAKLGLRDRAQAVIFAYESGLVTPGDGEGS; encoded by the coding sequence ATGACCATCCGCGTGATCATTGTCGACGACCAGGCCATGGTCAGGGCCGGTTTCGCCGCGCTGCTCGCCGCCCAGAGCGACATCGACGTGGTGGGCGAGGCCCCGGACGGCAGGAAAGGGATCGAGGTCAGCAGAGGCACTCATCCGGACGTGGTCCTCATGGACGTCAGGATGCCGGAGTTGGACGGCCTCGCCGCGGCACGCGAACTACTGAACCCGCCACCGGGCGTGGTCCATCTGCCGAAGGTGCTCATGCTCACGACGTTCGATGTGGACGACTATGTCTACGAGGCGCTGCGGGCGGGCGCTTCGGGGTTTCTGCTCAAGGACGCGCCTCCGGCCGACCTGATCGCGGCGGTGCGGGTGGTTGCGGCGGGCGAGGCCCTTCTCGCCCCTTCGGTGACCCGTCGGCTCATCGTCGATTTCGTCAAACAGCGGCCCCAGACCCGCAAGAACCCGGCACTGCGGCTTCCGGCTCTGACCGCGCGCGAGACCGAAGTGCTCGAACTGATCGCGCGGGGTCTCTCCAACCAGGAGATCGCTGACCGCCTGGTACTCGCGGAACAGACGGTGAAGACCCATATCGGGCGGGTGCTCGCCAAGTTGGGGCTGCGGGACCGCGCCCAAGCGGTCATTTTCGCCTACGAGTCCGGGCTGGTCACTCCGGGCGACGGCGAGGGCTCCTGA
- a CDS encoding MFS transporter — protein MTSQTTVDAADETPDAPSTPGPAKGLRGHPWLTLFSVAIGVMMVALDGTIVAIANPAIAKDLGTSMAGVQWITNGYLLALAVALITAGKLGDRFGHRQTFLIGIAGFALASGAIGFSGSVSLVVTFRVLQGLFGALLMPAALGLLRATFPAEKLNMAIGIWGMVIGASTAAGPIVGGLLVEHVSWQSVFFINVPVGVVALVFGLVILKDHRAKNAPRSFDIAGIVLLSGAMFSLILAIIKTGDGWSWSEGKTWGLIGLSLVCFVAFAICETKVREPLIPLAMFKSVPLSAGTVLMVLMAIAFMGGIFFVTFYLQGVHGLSAVDSGLHLLPLTAMMIIASPVAGLLITKFGPRVPLVGGMLATAAAMFGMSTLEADTGTVTMSFWFGLLGLGLAPVMVGATEVIVGNAPLELSGVAGGLQQSAMQVGGALGTAVLGAVMASRVSNDLPGNWADAKLPPLSPDQLDQAASAIQLGAAPVPPNVPKPVAEQITTVAHDTFMSGMGLACTVAGIVAVVAAFVAILTKAGSNTEAGAASVHI, from the coding sequence ATGACTAGTCAGACCACTGTCGACGCGGCGGACGAGACGCCGGACGCCCCGTCCACTCCGGGACCGGCCAAGGGGTTGCGCGGCCACCCTTGGCTGACGCTCTTCTCGGTGGCGATCGGCGTCATGATGGTCGCCCTCGACGGCACCATCGTCGCCATCGCCAACCCGGCGATCGCCAAGGACCTCGGCACGTCCATGGCCGGCGTGCAGTGGATCACCAACGGCTATCTACTGGCGCTCGCGGTCGCGCTGATCACGGCGGGGAAGCTGGGGGACCGCTTCGGTCACCGGCAGACCTTCCTCATAGGTATCGCGGGCTTCGCGCTCGCCTCCGGCGCCATCGGCTTCTCCGGGAGCGTGTCCCTGGTTGTCACCTTCCGGGTACTCCAGGGGCTGTTCGGCGCCCTGTTGATGCCCGCCGCGCTGGGGCTTCTGCGGGCCACCTTCCCCGCGGAGAAGCTGAACATGGCGATCGGCATCTGGGGCATGGTCATCGGCGCCTCGACCGCCGCGGGACCGATCGTGGGCGGGCTCCTCGTCGAGCATGTGAGCTGGCAGTCCGTCTTCTTCATCAATGTGCCTGTCGGCGTGGTCGCGCTCGTCTTCGGTCTGGTGATCCTGAAGGACCACCGCGCGAAGAACGCTCCGCGCTCCTTCGACATCGCGGGCATCGTCCTGCTGTCCGGCGCGATGTTCTCCCTCATCCTCGCGATCATCAAAACGGGTGACGGCTGGAGTTGGAGCGAAGGGAAGACCTGGGGACTGATCGGTCTGTCGCTGGTCTGTTTCGTGGCCTTCGCGATCTGTGAGACCAAGGTCAGGGAACCGCTCATCCCGTTGGCGATGTTCAAGTCGGTGCCACTGTCGGCCGGCACGGTACTGATGGTGCTGATGGCCATCGCCTTCATGGGCGGCATCTTCTTCGTCACCTTCTACCTTCAGGGCGTCCACGGCTTGAGCGCCGTCGACAGCGGCCTGCACCTGTTGCCGCTGACAGCGATGATGATCATCGCGTCGCCCGTCGCGGGGTTGCTGATCACCAAGTTCGGCCCCCGTGTCCCGCTGGTGGGCGGCATGCTCGCCACCGCTGCGGCCATGTTCGGGATGTCCACGCTGGAAGCGGACACCGGCACGGTCACGATGTCCTTCTGGTTCGGTCTCCTCGGTCTCGGCCTCGCCCCTGTGATGGTCGGAGCCACCGAGGTCATCGTCGGGAACGCCCCGTTGGAGCTCTCCGGTGTGGCCGGCGGACTCCAGCAGTCGGCGATGCAGGTCGGAGGCGCGCTCGGCACGGCCGTACTGGGAGCAGTGATGGCCTCCAGGGTCTCGAACGACCTCCCGGGCAACTGGGCGGACGCGAAACTTCCACCACTGAGCCCCGACCAGCTCGACCAGGCTGCCTCCGCCATCCAGCTCGGAGCGGCCCCGGTCCCGCCGAACGTCCCGAAGCCTGTGGCCGAGCAGATCACCACGGTCGCTCACGACACGTTCATGTCGGGCATGGGCCTTGCCTGCACTGTGGCGGGGATCGTGGCCGTCGTGGCGGCCTTCGTCGCCATCCTGACGAAGGCCGGTTCGAACACCGAAGCCGGCGCCGCGAGCGTGCACATCTGA
- a CDS encoding alpha/beta hydrolase, giving the protein MRLGSRRSRGRRALLASALAATVVAATAGWATGQEQRAITGPPPGSAAWRADDSMRTELPDPAEATPKEVAAFFASLSPTRAHHLMVRHAAVVGNLDGAPVSLRFEANALALRAERSRQRVRAAAPDGTLQDHQRARSLVARYGELLAPGRRILAFDPRGRGQVAQVYGDLGHAEHVSVVVPGSDMDLTTFDRKKDPLGTPAGMARSLRTATGGRTAVVAWVGYTTPVGLGTDAATGRLAEAGAPRLARFTQGLTAVGAPRPEVFCHSYGSVVCGLAASKLEASDIVVLGSPGMRAERASDLGAKATVWAARDDSDWIGKVPHIELWGLGHGTDPTDKEFGARRIPAHNAHGHTGYFAPGTDSLRSFARIAGGEYS; this is encoded by the coding sequence ATGCGACTCGGTTCTCGGAGGTCCCGCGGCAGGCGAGCGCTGCTGGCGTCGGCACTCGCCGCGACGGTCGTCGCCGCCACGGCAGGCTGGGCCACCGGCCAGGAACAGCGCGCGATCACCGGGCCACCGCCGGGGTCGGCCGCCTGGCGCGCCGACGACAGCATGCGAACGGAGCTGCCGGACCCGGCGGAGGCGACACCGAAAGAAGTGGCCGCCTTCTTCGCCTCACTGAGCCCCACTCGGGCGCACCACCTGATGGTGAGGCACGCTGCAGTCGTCGGGAACCTCGACGGCGCTCCCGTCAGTCTCCGTTTCGAGGCCAACGCCCTCGCTCTGCGGGCCGAACGCTCCCGTCAGCGGGTCCGGGCCGCTGCCCCCGACGGTACGCTCCAGGATCACCAGCGGGCCCGTTCACTCGTGGCGCGGTACGGCGAACTCCTCGCCCCCGGCAGGCGGATACTGGCCTTCGATCCGCGAGGCCGGGGCCAAGTGGCCCAGGTCTACGGTGACTTAGGGCACGCGGAGCATGTTTCCGTGGTGGTGCCGGGCTCGGACATGGACCTCACCACGTTCGACCGGAAGAAGGACCCGCTCGGTACCCCGGCGGGCATGGCTCGTTCGCTGCGCACCGCCACAGGGGGCCGTACCGCCGTTGTGGCGTGGGTGGGGTACACGACACCGGTCGGGCTCGGAACCGATGCCGCCACCGGTCGTCTCGCCGAAGCGGGGGCGCCGCGGCTCGCACGCTTCACCCAGGGTCTGACGGCGGTCGGCGCCCCGCGCCCCGAGGTGTTCTGTCACAGCTACGGCTCGGTGGTCTGCGGCCTCGCCGCCTCCAAGCTGGAGGCGAGCGACATCGTCGTCCTCGGCTCGCCCGGTATGCGCGCCGAGCGCGCCTCCGACCTGGGCGCGAAGGCCACGGTGTGGGCGGCGCGGGACGACAGCGACTGGATCGGCAAGGTGCCGCATATAGAACTGTGGGGCCTCGGGCACGGCACCGACCCGACGGACAAGGAGTTCGGGGCCCGCAGGATCCCCGCCCACAACGCCCACGGACACACCGGGTACTTCGCGCCGGGCACTGATTCGCTGAGGTCCTTCGCCCGTATCGCCGGGGGTGAGTACTCATGA
- a CDS encoding sensor histidine kinase, with protein MAAGLTWAARAAGSALLTPATPAESMFGHSPRLWVRRLPYVVALTFTVILLPVTVNVLVNDYGVPGAIAGALATAQTAPLLLALVRPLQAWWIIFVADVVAAGVLLTAPGTEARSWPWPPAAIVGYLVLMVFLGARESRRTLVAVWLMTAVSGGLLELVAPESGDGTSLLLFILSGVTLVCVGILRGRGEVERKLVEQESISEAERSRRTLLEERARIARELHDVVAHHMSVITVQADSAPYRIEGIPEAAREEFATIASGARESLIEMRRLLAVLRSEDRENERTPQPGLDRLRQLAEATVRAGVPTELSIPEISLVRALAEVSPAVDLSAYRIVQEALSNVVRHAPGALARISVGLHGEYLTVVVVNGPALGSVSPLEGSGTGHGLVGMRERVRLVGGELDTGPLPDGGFRVAARLPLAGLDDPGVNIEKEPRPE; from the coding sequence ATGGCCGCCGGTCTGACCTGGGCCGCGCGGGCGGCCGGCAGCGCGCTCCTCACCCCGGCCACGCCCGCCGAGTCGATGTTCGGGCACTCGCCCCGGCTTTGGGTGCGGCGGCTCCCGTATGTGGTCGCCCTCACCTTCACCGTGATCTTGCTGCCCGTCACGGTGAATGTCCTGGTCAACGATTACGGCGTCCCCGGAGCGATCGCGGGCGCGCTGGCCACGGCGCAGACGGCGCCGCTGCTGCTGGCGCTGGTCCGGCCGCTCCAGGCCTGGTGGATCATCTTCGTCGCCGATGTAGTGGCGGCGGGAGTACTCCTCACCGCACCCGGTACCGAGGCGCGTTCCTGGCCCTGGCCGCCCGCGGCGATCGTCGGCTATCTCGTACTGATGGTCTTCCTGGGCGCCCGGGAGAGCAGACGCACCCTGGTCGCCGTCTGGCTGATGACCGCCGTTTCGGGCGGCCTTCTCGAACTGGTGGCTCCGGAGAGCGGCGACGGAACCTCCCTGCTGCTCTTCATCCTGAGCGGCGTCACGCTGGTCTGCGTGGGCATCCTGCGGGGGCGGGGAGAGGTGGAACGCAAGCTCGTAGAACAGGAATCGATCAGCGAGGCGGAACGCTCCCGGCGCACTCTGCTGGAGGAAAGGGCCCGTATCGCACGCGAGTTGCATGACGTCGTCGCACACCACATGTCGGTGATCACCGTGCAGGCGGACTCTGCCCCGTACCGGATCGAGGGAATCCCGGAGGCCGCCCGGGAGGAGTTCGCGACGATCGCGTCCGGCGCGCGTGAGTCGCTCATCGAGATGCGGCGGTTGCTCGCGGTGCTGCGCAGCGAGGACAGGGAGAACGAACGGACTCCGCAGCCCGGTCTCGACCGACTGCGGCAGCTCGCTGAGGCGACGGTGCGTGCCGGGGTCCCCACCGAGCTGTCGATCCCGGAAATCTCGCTGGTCAGAGCATTGGCCGAGGTGAGTCCCGCAGTGGATCTGTCCGCCTACCGCATTGTCCAGGAAGCACTGTCCAACGTCGTCAGGCACGCACCGGGGGCGCTGGCCCGCATCTCGGTGGGCCTGCACGGGGAGTATCTGACGGTCGTGGTGGTCAACGGACCCGCGCTCGGGTCGGTTTCCCCGCTGGAGGGTTCCGGCACGGGGCACGGCCTGGTCGGAATGCGCGAACGCGTACGGTTGGTCGGCGGCGAACTGGACACCGGCCCGCTGCCGGACGGCGGCTTCCGAGTGGCCGCCCGGCTGCCCCTGGCAGGCCTGGACGACCCGGGTGTCAACATCGAAAAGGAACCGCGTCCCGAATGA
- a CDS encoding DUF4429 domain-containing protein, protein MGDVLAGSHAVWEFDSDSVLIRFERGLRTPKLFQVLGERRVPLEALAAVTLTPGRRGSVVLHAIPRSGADPLMDAAAGQLKEGADPYRLVLPAERETLAEYYADELRAQLPRDAALPATDYLVPAPEGPTHFKAYDGKASFDGKTVSFRWFWTGASTAKWKAGDQSFPVAALNGVEWRSPEMFDGYLRLLPREGTPGQPGPADHDPAAVVFGLGYGPVHESLPFAASVLAALRGVGGPPRALDELRPLVPEPRRDPADIAERIRHLGELHRSGLLTDEEFTSKKTELLAEL, encoded by the coding sequence ATGGGTGATGTACTGGCCGGATCTCATGCCGTCTGGGAGTTCGATTCCGACTCCGTTCTCATCCGCTTCGAACGGGGACTCCGCACACCGAAGCTCTTCCAGGTGCTCGGCGAGCGTCGCGTGCCCCTCGAAGCGCTCGCGGCGGTGACCCTTACCCCTGGCAGACGCGGGAGCGTCGTCCTGCACGCCATTCCGAGATCAGGCGCCGATCCGCTCATGGACGCGGCAGCCGGTCAGCTCAAGGAAGGCGCGGACCCCTACCGACTGGTGCTGCCCGCAGAACGCGAGACGCTGGCCGAGTACTACGCGGACGAACTGCGCGCCCAGCTCCCTCGCGATGCGGCGCTGCCCGCCACCGACTACCTGGTCCCGGCGCCCGAGGGACCGACGCACTTCAAGGCGTACGACGGCAAGGCCTCCTTCGACGGGAAGACCGTCTCCTTCCGGTGGTTCTGGACGGGTGCCTCCACCGCGAAGTGGAAAGCCGGCGACCAGAGCTTCCCCGTCGCGGCCCTGAACGGCGTCGAGTGGCGCTCCCCCGAGATGTTCGACGGCTATCTGCGACTGCTGCCCCGTGAGGGCACGCCGGGGCAGCCGGGCCCCGCCGACCACGATCCCGCCGCCGTCGTCTTCGGCCTGGGGTACGGCCCGGTGCACGAGTCACTGCCCTTCGCCGCCTCGGTCCTCGCCGCCCTGCGCGGGGTGGGAGGGCCACCCCGTGCGCTGGACGAGCTCCGTCCCCTCGTTCCCGAACCGCGCAGAGACCCCGCGGACATCGCGGAACGCATCAGACATCTGGGCGAGCTGCACCGGTCGGGGCTGCTCACGGACGAGGAGTTCACCTCGAAGAAGACGGAACTGCTCGCGGAGTTGTGA
- a CDS encoding peptidase inhibitor family I36 protein → MRKTVTASVLALTVVALTPGYAVPAKATGTARAVGVVAASSGTCASGELCLWPKEGYKGAKQTYELAGIDIESCVPLPAGTSAQALANRTGRPVTTYQSAECAETGEFETYPGSGTWLPKSPYRVRAFKVWES, encoded by the coding sequence ATGCGCAAGACTGTGACGGCATCCGTACTGGCGTTGACCGTGGTGGCGCTGACACCCGGCTACGCGGTACCGGCGAAAGCGACGGGAACCGCGAGGGCCGTCGGTGTCGTGGCCGCGTCCTCCGGCACCTGTGCCTCCGGCGAGCTGTGCCTGTGGCCCAAGGAGGGCTACAAGGGGGCCAAGCAGACCTACGAACTGGCCGGGATCGACATCGAGAGCTGTGTCCCGCTGCCCGCGGGGACCAGCGCTCAGGCGCTCGCCAACCGCACAGGCCGGCCCGTGACCACGTATCAGTCCGCCGAATGCGCGGAGACAGGCGAGTTCGAGACCTATCCGGGCAGCGGAACCTGGCTGCCCAAATCGCCGTACCGCGTCCGAGCCTTCAAGGTCTGGGAGAGCTGA
- a CDS encoding alpha/beta hydrolase, which yields MTSFDSSPQLNAWRALLALAVVFIMLATTGWTAVRHHQGGNSPLKSAVAAWDRGRIDGHGLPAADSPPSRLGRFFATLDAAQRTRLAERYPLALGNMNGAPVTLRYRANHIALGQARKVEHRRIHDKRLSQIGRSEASRRLHRFDSMLQPGRTFLSFDPTGTGRAAEVFGDLDKAQRVSVVVPGVDTNLLTFERTGREYTAPAGMANSLYQQERSASPRTRTAVIAWADYTAPAGIGVDAATAMRAEDGAVRLRAMVEGLPGKAPTALYCHSYGSVVCGVAASSLPARVSDIAVAGSPGMRTQSASRLGTNARIWATRDNDDWIRDIPHLEVGGLGHGADPVSSGFGARVMAAGDARGHAGYFAPDTESLDNFAQIGVGAYDDVACQGGGDACHNGPSGTASV from the coding sequence GTGACTTCCTTCGACTCCTCCCCCCAGTTGAACGCCTGGCGCGCTCTGCTCGCGCTGGCCGTCGTGTTCATCATGTTGGCCACCACCGGATGGACCGCCGTACGCCATCACCAGGGCGGAAACTCTCCGCTCAAGTCGGCGGTCGCGGCCTGGGATCGCGGCCGCATAGACGGTCATGGGCTGCCTGCGGCCGATTCGCCGCCCAGTCGGCTCGGCAGGTTCTTCGCGACACTGGACGCGGCGCAACGGACCCGTCTGGCCGAGCGGTACCCACTGGCACTCGGGAACATGAACGGCGCGCCGGTGACCTTGCGTTATCGGGCGAATCACATCGCTCTGGGACAGGCGCGGAAGGTCGAGCACCGGCGTATACACGACAAGCGGCTCTCACAGATCGGCCGCTCGGAGGCGTCGCGTCGGCTCCACCGGTTCGATTCCATGCTTCAGCCGGGCCGGACCTTCCTCTCCTTCGACCCCACAGGGACCGGCCGGGCGGCCGAGGTCTTCGGTGATCTCGACAAGGCGCAGCGCGTGTCGGTCGTGGTTCCCGGTGTCGACACGAACCTGCTGACGTTCGAGCGGACGGGCCGCGAATACACGGCCCCCGCCGGCATGGCGAACTCGCTCTACCAGCAGGAGCGTTCCGCGAGCCCTCGCACACGTACCGCCGTGATCGCCTGGGCCGACTACACCGCTCCCGCGGGGATCGGGGTGGACGCCGCCACGGCGATGCGGGCGGAGGACGGCGCGGTCCGCCTCCGGGCCATGGTCGAAGGGCTGCCGGGAAAGGCCCCGACCGCGCTGTACTGCCACAGTTACGGCTCGGTGGTGTGCGGTGTGGCGGCGTCCTCACTGCCCGCCAGGGTGAGTGATATCGCCGTCGCGGGCAGTCCGGGTATGCGCACCCAGAGCGCGTCGCGCCTCGGCACCAACGCGCGGATCTGGGCGACCAGGGACAACGACGACTGGATCCGTGACATCCCGCACCTTGAGGTCGGCGGTCTCGGGCACGGCGCCGACCCCGTCTCCAGCGGGTTCGGTGCTCGGGTGATGGCGGCGGGCGACGCGCGGGGGCACGCCGGATACTTCGCCCCCGACACCGAGAGCCTCGACAACTTCGCGCAGATCGGCGTCGGCGCCTACGACGACGTGGCGTGCCAGGGCGGCGGCGACGCCTGCCACAACGGTCCTTCCGGGACGGCTTCCGTCTGA
- the aceE gene encoding pyruvate dehydrogenase (acetyl-transferring), homodimeric type, with protein sequence MVSGADRNPIIIGGLPSQVPDFDPEETREWLDSLDAAVDERGRERARYLMLRLIERAREKRVAVPEMRSTDYVNTIATKDEPFFPGNTDIERKVLNATRWNAAVMVSRAQRPGIGVGGHIATFASSASLYDVGFNHFFRGKDGGDGGDQIFFQGHASPGIYARAFLLDRLTESQLDGFRQEKSKAPNGLSSYPHPRLMPDFWEFPTVSMGLGPLGAIYQARMNRYMQARGIADTSASHVWAFLGDGEMDEPESLGQLSIAAREGLDNLTFVVNCNLQRLDGPVRGNGKIIQELESQFRGAGWNVIKLVWDRSWDPLLAQDRDGVLVNRLNTTPDGQFQTYATETGAYIRDHFFGDDQRLRAMVEDMTDDQILHLGRGGHDHRKVFAAFSAAKEHEGQPTVILAQTVKGWTLGPNFEGRNATHQMKKLTVADLKGFRDRLHLPISDKELEGGLPPYYHPGRESEEIQYMHDRRKALGGYVPTRVVRAKPLDLPGDKAYASVKKGSGQQSIATTMAFVRLLKDLMRDKEVGKRFVLIAPDEYRTFGMDSFFPSAKIYNPLGQQYESVDRDLLLAYKETPTGQMLHDGITEAGCTASLIAAGSAYATHGEPLIPVYVFYSMFGFQRTGDQFWQMADQMARGFVLAATAGRTTLTGEGLQHADGHSHLLASTNPAAVAYDPAYGFEIAHIVKDGLRRMYGPDSEDVFYYLTVYNEPIQHPAEPEDVDVEGILKGVHRYRAGESGAVPAQILASGVAMPWALEAQRILAEEWNVKADVWSATSWNELRREAIDVERHNLLHPEEEQQVPYVTRKLSGAEGPFVAVSDWMRAVPDQIARWVPGTYQSLGADGFGFADTRGAARRYFHIDAQSIVVAVLTELAKEGKVDRSAPKQAIDRYQLLDASAAHPGVEGGDA encoded by the coding sequence GTGGTTTCCGGAGCAGATCGTAATCCGATCATCATTGGCGGCCTTCCCAGCCAGGTCCCGGACTTCGATCCGGAAGAGACTCGGGAATGGCTCGACTCACTCGACGCCGCGGTCGACGAGCGGGGGCGGGAGCGGGCCCGTTATCTGATGCTCCGCCTGATCGAGCGGGCCCGCGAGAAGCGGGTCGCGGTACCAGAGATGCGCAGCACCGACTATGTGAACACCATTGCCACGAAGGACGAGCCGTTCTTCCCCGGCAATACGGACATCGAGCGCAAGGTCCTCAACGCGACGCGCTGGAACGCCGCCGTGATGGTCTCCCGCGCGCAGCGTCCCGGAATCGGCGTCGGTGGTCACATCGCCACGTTCGCCTCCTCCGCTTCCCTCTACGACGTCGGTTTCAACCATTTCTTCCGCGGCAAGGACGGGGGCGACGGCGGCGACCAGATCTTCTTCCAAGGACACGCGTCCCCCGGCATCTACGCCCGCGCCTTCCTGCTCGACCGGCTCACCGAGAGCCAGCTGGACGGGTTCCGTCAGGAGAAGTCGAAGGCGCCGAACGGCCTGTCCAGCTACCCGCACCCACGGCTCATGCCCGACTTCTGGGAGTTTCCGACCGTCTCGATGGGGCTCGGCCCGCTCGGCGCCATCTACCAGGCCAGGATGAACCGCTACATGCAGGCCCGGGGGATCGCCGACACCTCCGCTTCACACGTCTGGGCGTTTCTCGGCGACGGCGAGATGGACGAACCCGAGTCGCTCGGTCAGCTCTCCATCGCCGCCCGCGAGGGGCTGGACAATCTCACCTTCGTGGTGAACTGCAACCTCCAGCGGCTCGACGGCCCCGTACGCGGCAACGGCAAGATCATCCAGGAGCTGGAGTCACAGTTCCGCGGGGCCGGCTGGAACGTGATCAAGCTGGTCTGGGACCGCTCCTGGGACCCACTGCTCGCACAGGACCGCGACGGCGTGCTGGTGAACCGGCTGAACACGACGCCGGACGGGCAGTTCCAGACGTACGCGACCGAGACCGGCGCCTATATCCGTGACCACTTCTTCGGGGACGACCAGCGGCTGCGGGCCATGGTCGAGGACATGACCGACGACCAGATCCTGCACCTGGGCCGCGGCGGCCATGACCACAGGAAGGTCTTCGCCGCCTTCTCCGCCGCCAAGGAGCACGAAGGCCAGCCGACGGTGATTCTCGCCCAGACCGTCAAGGGCTGGACACTCGGCCCGAACTTCGAGGGCCGTAACGCGACCCACCAGATGAAGAAGCTGACGGTCGCGGACCTCAAGGGGTTCAGGGACCGACTGCACCTGCCGATCTCGGACAAGGAGCTGGAGGGCGGGCTTCCGCCCTATTACCACCCCGGCAGGGAGTCCGAGGAAATTCAGTACATGCACGACCGTCGCAAGGCGCTGGGGGGTTACGTCCCGACCCGGGTGGTCCGGGCGAAGCCGCTCGATCTGCCGGGCGACAAGGCATACGCGAGTGTGAAGAAGGGGTCCGGTCAGCAGTCGATCGCCACGACCATGGCGTTCGTACGACTACTGAAGGATCTCATGCGGGACAAGGAGGTGGGCAAGCGTTTCGTACTCATCGCGCCCGACGAATACCGAACCTTCGGCATGGATTCGTTCTTCCCGAGTGCGAAGATCTACAACCCGCTCGGACAGCAGTACGAATCCGTGGACCGCGATCTGCTCCTTGCCTACAAGGAGACGCCGACCGGGCAGATGCTGCACGACGGCATCACCGAGGCGGGCTGCACGGCCTCGCTGATCGCGGCGGGCTCGGCGTACGCGACCCACGGCGAGCCGCTGATCCCGGTCTACGTCTTCTACTCGATGTTCGGTTTCCAGCGCACCGGGGACCAGTTCTGGCAGATGGCCGACCAGATGGCCAGGGGCTTCGTGCTGGCCGCGACGGCGGGCCGCACCACGCTGACGGGCGAGGGGCTCCAGCACGCCGACGGGCACTCGCACCTGCTCGCCTCGACCAACCCGGCGGCCGTCGCCTACGACCCGGCGTACGGCTTCGAGATCGCGCACATCGTCAAGGACGGGCTGCGCCGGATGTACGGCCCTGACAGCGAGGACGTCTTCTACTACCTGACGGTGTACAACGAGCCGATCCAGCACCCGGCGGAACCCGAGGACGTCGATGTCGAGGGCATTCTGAAGGGCGTCCACCGCTACCGGGCCGGCGAATCCGGTGCTGTGCCCGCCCAGATCCTCGCTTCCGGTGTGGCGATGCCGTGGGCCCTGGAGGCCCAGCGGATCCTCGCCGAGGAGTGGAACGTCAAGGCGGACGTCTGGTCCGCCACGTCCTGGAACGAACTGCGCCGCGAGGCCATCGATGTGGAGCGGCACAACCTGCTGCACCCGGAGGAGGAGCAGCAGGTTCCGTATGTCACGCGCAAGCTGAGCGGCGCCGAGGGCCCCTTCGTCGCCGTCTCGGACTGGATGCGCGCCGTCCCCGATCAGATCGCCCGCTGGGTGCCCGGCACCTACCAGTCGCTGGGCGCGGACGGGTTCGGTTTCGCGGACACGCGCGGGGCGGCCAGGCGTTACTTCCACATCGACGCCCAGTCGATCGTGGTCGCGGTCCTGACCGAGCTGGCCAAGGAGGGGAAGGTCGACCGCTCGGCTCCCAAGCAGGCGATCGACCGCTACCAGCTGCTCGACGCCTCCGCCGCCCATCCGGGTGTCGAGGGCGGCGACGCGTAG